A genomic window from Bacillus sp. BGMRC 2118 includes:
- a CDS encoding amino acid transporter, producing the protein MSVSILLSYILLGITLAAPIGPVNSVRLDKGLKNGFWHAWVVGLGSMIADAIFMALVYFGIVHFLDSPPIQIFLWLFGGFILIYSGVESILTANQIKLHHIRSKDSMLKCFLTGFIMSISSPLSILFWLGIYGSVLAKTAATYGTSELILYSSMIFVGLAIWDIFVASLTSGFRKFLNLKSIIFISIISGLSLIAFGLYFGYQGIVALFG; encoded by the coding sequence GTGAGTGTAAGTATTTTATTAAGCTACATACTTCTAGGCATTACCTTAGCAGCTCCTATTGGGCCAGTAAACTCAGTTAGACTTGATAAAGGACTTAAAAACGGCTTTTGGCATGCCTGGGTAGTAGGGCTCGGTTCGATGATTGCTGATGCCATTTTTATGGCACTTGTTTATTTTGGTATTGTTCACTTTTTAGATTCACCACCCATTCAAATATTTTTATGGTTGTTCGGTGGATTTATATTAATTTATTCAGGAGTAGAAAGTATTCTCACGGCGAACCAAATAAAACTGCATCACATTCGAAGTAAAGACTCCATGCTTAAATGTTTTCTGACTGGTTTTATTATGTCGATATCCAGTCCTTTATCCATACTGTTTTGGCTCGGTATTTATGGGTCAGTGTTAGCAAAAACTGCTGCAACGTACGGTACAAGTGAGTTAATCTTATATAGCTCTATGATTTTTGTCGGCTTAGCAATATGGGATATTTTTGTTGCAAGCTTAACCAGTGGTTTTCGTAAGTTCCTAAATCTGAAAAGTATTATTTTCATCTCCATTATTTCAGGTTTATCTCTCATTGCTTTCGGTCTTTATTTTGGCTATCAAGGGATTGTTGCGTTATTTGGATGA
- a CDS encoding GNAT family N-acetyltransferase — MHFMKLTGNKVTLRTIIPDDFPVLYDFIYGMEQPEWKNWDAPYFPHKAIPYDAFVEQMTKKIANATSVNQLAIIHEEQLIGTVSSYWEFEPSRWLEAGIVIYVPDYWNGGFGTDALKLWVNFLFEQHDIARIGITTWSGNERMMRAAEKIGMQLEGRMRKCRYYNGTYYDSIRMGVLREEWNQLN, encoded by the coding sequence ATACATTTCATGAAATTAACTGGCAACAAAGTAACATTACGAACTATCATACCGGATGATTTCCCTGTGTTGTATGACTTTATATACGGCATGGAACAACCGGAGTGGAAAAATTGGGACGCACCTTATTTCCCGCACAAAGCCATACCCTATGATGCATTTGTTGAACAGATGACGAAAAAAATAGCAAATGCAACATCTGTCAACCAGTTAGCCATAATACACGAAGAACAACTTATCGGCACAGTATCTTCTTACTGGGAATTCGAACCTTCCAGATGGCTGGAAGCAGGAATTGTCATTTATGTACCTGACTATTGGAATGGTGGATTTGGCACAGATGCGTTAAAACTTTGGGTAAATTTCTTATTTGAGCAACATGATATTGCAAGGATCGGAATTACAACATGGTCTGGAAATGAACGGATGATGCGCGCCGCCGAAAAGATCGGCATGCAGTTAGAAGGAAGAATGCGAAAATGTCGTTACTACAACGGCACATATTATGATTCCATTCGCATGGGCGTCTTGCGAGAAGAGTGGAATCAATTAAATTAA
- the gabT gene encoding 4-aminobutyrate--2-oxoglutarate transaminase, translating to MTEHRFIQVDHALPGKMSTELQQLRNEHVPRGPFNTSPAFIQKAKGALVTDVDGNTLIDLAGGIGTLNVGHSPTRVIEKIKDQLDLFIHPGFNVMMYESYIQLAKKLNEITPGTFSKKTFFLNSGAEAVENAIKIARRYTGRRAVVSFDRGYHGRTYMAMALTSKVKPYKNGFGPLVPETYKLRFPYYYRKPDGMTNDQYDAFLLQQIDDFFIAEVPPEEIAAFILEPIQGEGGFVIPSVNFVQQLKKKCEEHGILVIADEIQTGFGRTGKMFASEHFGIAPDLITMSKSIAAGIPISAVTGRADIMDAPMQGEIGGTYGGSPLGCVAALEVIDMIEEEGLLERAAAIGEVITNSFINMKEKYEVIGDVRGLGAMCAVEIVKDRKTKEPHKELTSQIITECNKRGVIILSAGLYSNVIRILSPLVITIEQLSEALHVIDEVIGELTH from the coding sequence ATGACTGAACACCGTTTTATTCAAGTGGATCATGCACTGCCTGGAAAGATGTCAACAGAATTACAACAGTTACGAAATGAACATGTACCGAGAGGACCGTTTAATACATCACCTGCATTTATTCAAAAAGCAAAAGGAGCGCTCGTCACCGATGTAGATGGTAATACGCTCATTGATTTAGCAGGCGGTATCGGAACGCTAAATGTCGGACACAGTCCAACAAGAGTAATTGAGAAAATCAAGGACCAACTCGATCTCTTTATTCATCCAGGCTTTAATGTCATGATGTACGAATCATATATACAACTTGCCAAAAAATTAAATGAAATCACACCGGGCACCTTTAGCAAAAAAACATTCTTTTTAAATTCAGGAGCAGAAGCAGTAGAGAATGCCATTAAAATTGCAAGAAGATATACAGGCAGAAGAGCTGTCGTCTCATTTGATCGAGGCTATCACGGCAGAACCTATATGGCAATGGCGTTAACGAGTAAAGTTAAGCCGTACAAAAATGGATTTGGCCCATTAGTACCGGAAACATACAAACTGCGCTTTCCATATTATTATCGTAAGCCTGATGGGATGACGAATGACCAATATGATGCTTTTTTATTACAACAGATTGATGACTTTTTCATTGCGGAGGTACCACCAGAAGAGATTGCTGCATTCATACTAGAACCTATACAAGGAGAAGGTGGCTTTGTTATTCCATCTGTTAACTTTGTTCAACAGTTAAAGAAGAAGTGTGAGGAGCACGGAATATTAGTTATTGCGGACGAAATACAAACTGGGTTTGGCAGAACCGGAAAAATGTTTGCTAGTGAGCATTTCGGAATTGCACCTGATTTAATAACGATGTCAAAATCAATTGCGGCCGGAATTCCAATTAGTGCTGTGACCGGAAGAGCTGACATTATGGACGCGCCTATGCAGGGTGAAATAGGTGGAACATACGGAGGAAGTCCATTAGGGTGTGTAGCCGCACTAGAAGTAATTGACATGATTGAAGAAGAAGGACTTTTAGAACGAGCAGCAGCAATAGGAGAGGTCATTACCAATTCTTTTATCAACATGAAAGAGAAATACGAAGTAATCGGAGATGTAAGAGGTCTTGGGGCAATGTGTGCAGTAGAAATTGTAAAAGACCGAAAAACGAAAGAACCTCATAAAGAACTAACAAGTCAAATTATTACGGAATGCAATAAAAGGGGAGTCATCATCCTTAGTGCAGGTTTATACAGTAACGTCATTCGGATATTGAGTCCGCTTGTCATAACAATTGAGCAACTCTCTGAAGCATTACATGTCATAGATGAAGTGATTGGTGAGTTAACACATTAA
- a CDS encoding DUF1694 domain-containing protein produces the protein MMEEVRSMKDIDDYITEGITGPLETKPDERRKYLGTIRERVIVALNQGQVREDTRYITELKKVMKQYPNAKLFLNGNMEYRALSPFVKLATTLKIPYTLSVNGEYNSEFGLVFASNTAIEKEDIRLSLSQKDNDSVEGDEDDESPLKKFFDKLF, from the coding sequence ATGATGGAGGAGGTGCGAAGCATGAAGGATATCGACGATTACATAACAGAAGGAATAACTGGCCCGCTAGAAACAAAACCAGATGAGAGAAGAAAATATTTAGGTACGATAAGAGAACGTGTTATTGTAGCACTAAATCAAGGACAAGTACGTGAGGATACCAGATATATAACTGAATTAAAAAAAGTGATGAAACAATACCCAAATGCCAAATTGTTTCTTAATGGTAACATGGAATATCGTGCACTAAGTCCGTTTGTGAAGCTTGCAACAACTTTAAAAATACCTTATACGTTAAGTGTTAATGGCGAATACAACTCTGAATTTGGACTCGTGTTTGCTTCTAATACAGCAATAGAAAAAGAAGATATTAGGTTATCTCTAAGTCAAAAGGACAATGATAGTGTTGAAGGTGATGAAGACGATGAGTCTCCTTTAAAGAAGTTCTTTGATAAGTTGTTTTAA
- a CDS encoding ATP-dependent DNA helicase: protein MKKWSVSVRGIVEYVFRSGSIESSFQAPNLFQEGMKAHQFVQADYLENDEKEVSLKTVVRMDDCLVEIEGRCDGILKRGDRIIIDEIKSTSSTLDYFTEETTSYVHWAQAKMYAYIYAQQHNLSAIDVQLTYVRRSKKERKQFLKSLQIAELAQFFEEVINKYEPYVKFHLHHQKEKHESSKLLTFPFQQYRDGQRKLSGAVFKTIHDKQNLFALAPTGIGKTISTVFPSVKAIGEKHIDTIFYVTAKTITRTTAEDTFSLLSSHGYKAKTVTITAKDKTCLKDETRCQKDYCEYANGYYDRINDAVLDILQNEDILTREVIEAYSIKHKVCPFEFSLDLTNNADAVICDYNYIFDPRVSLKRMTDDIRKKSVLLVDEAHNLVDRGREMFSSTLEKSMFLQLKRILKDKHSNIYQSVNKINQHFIRLRKHSTTTEYTISKLDSELVTLLDSFSSVAEEEIQTSIVQEYREQLLETYWNVQAFLKTAALYDERYVTYIEILKNEVKIKILCLDPSLSLQKMGKGFRSKIFFSATLSPQSYYQSMIGAKSSDYTVNIPSPFRKEQTEVIIYPISTRYQHRDKTTSQIGNVIYNEINLSEGNILLFFPSYQYMNQILDTIEIDENKFVLLRQATNMSEQKREEFLSHFDTRHQKRVIASAVLGGVFSEGIDLKGDKLNHVIICGVGLPQIGFERNIMKDYFQSTGKDGYLYSYVFPGINKVLQAGGRLIRSEKDYGCITLIDDRYLTPLYQSLLPNEWKHFIVRK, encoded by the coding sequence ATGAAAAAGTGGAGTGTGTCTGTTCGTGGAATCGTAGAATACGTATTTCGAAGTGGAAGCATTGAATCGTCCTTTCAAGCACCAAACTTATTTCAAGAGGGCATGAAGGCACATCAATTTGTACAAGCTGACTATTTAGAAAATGACGAGAAGGAAGTTAGTCTAAAAACAGTAGTTAGAATGGATGATTGCTTAGTAGAAATAGAAGGTCGCTGTGACGGTATTCTTAAGCGAGGTGACAGGATCATCATTGACGAAATCAAATCCACATCCAGCACTCTTGACTATTTTACAGAAGAGACCACGTCATATGTACACTGGGCTCAAGCCAAAATGTATGCCTATATATATGCACAACAACACAACCTCTCTGCCATTGATGTTCAGCTAACATATGTTAGGAGAAGCAAAAAAGAAAGAAAACAATTTTTGAAGAGTCTTCAGATTGCAGAACTCGCTCAGTTTTTTGAAGAAGTGATCAATAAATATGAGCCCTACGTCAAGTTTCATCTCCATCACCAAAAAGAAAAACATGAATCAAGCAAGCTGTTAACCTTCCCATTCCAGCAGTATCGAGATGGTCAACGAAAGCTCTCGGGAGCCGTTTTCAAAACCATACACGATAAACAAAATTTATTTGCATTAGCTCCTACAGGAATAGGTAAGACAATCTCAACGGTATTTCCTTCCGTAAAAGCAATTGGAGAAAAACACATAGACACAATCTTTTATGTAACAGCCAAGACCATTACTCGAACAACCGCTGAAGATACGTTCTCTTTACTCTCATCTCATGGTTATAAGGCTAAAACCGTTACAATAACAGCAAAAGACAAAACTTGCTTAAAGGACGAAACTCGGTGTCAAAAAGATTATTGTGAATATGCTAATGGATATTATGACCGCATTAATGATGCTGTGTTAGATATCTTACAAAATGAAGACATCTTAACAAGAGAAGTAATAGAAGCCTATTCCATCAAACATAAAGTATGTCCATTTGAATTTTCATTAGATTTAACGAACAATGCTGATGCTGTTATTTGTGATTACAATTACATTTTTGACCCTAGAGTTTCACTGAAACGTATGACAGATGATATTCGAAAAAAAAGCGTCCTACTAGTAGATGAAGCACATAATTTAGTCGATCGAGGTAGAGAAATGTTCTCTTCTACATTGGAGAAGTCCATGTTTCTCCAATTAAAGCGAATACTCAAAGACAAACACTCGAACATTTATCAATCAGTTAATAAAATTAATCAACACTTTATACGTCTACGAAAACATTCTACTACTACTGAATATACGATTTCAAAGCTAGATAGTGAACTTGTCACATTGCTTGATTCTTTTTCAAGTGTGGCTGAAGAGGAAATTCAAACTTCTATCGTACAAGAGTACCGGGAGCAGCTACTTGAGACGTATTGGAATGTGCAAGCATTTCTTAAAACTGCAGCCCTTTATGATGAGCGTTACGTCACGTACATTGAAATTCTAAAGAATGAAGTAAAAATCAAAATACTATGCTTAGATCCATCTTTATCTCTACAAAAGATGGGGAAGGGCTTTCGTTCAAAGATTTTCTTTTCGGCAACGCTTTCTCCACAATCTTACTACCAGAGTATGATTGGAGCAAAAAGCAGTGACTATACTGTCAATATTCCATCTCCATTTCGCAAGGAACAAACAGAAGTCATCATCTATCCAATTTCTACACGGTATCAGCATCGTGACAAAACGACGAGCCAAATTGGAAATGTCATCTACAATGAAATTAATCTAAGTGAAGGAAACATATTACTCTTTTTTCCATCGTATCAGTATATGAATCAAATTTTAGATACGATTGAAATTGATGAAAACAAATTCGTTCTGTTAAGACAAGCTACGAATATGTCAGAACAAAAACGTGAGGAGTTTTTATCACACTTTGATACTCGTCACCAGAAAAGAGTCATCGCATCTGCCGTATTAGGTGGTGTTTTTTCAGAGGGCATTGATTTAAAGGGAGATAAATTGAATCATGTAATCATTTGCGGAGTCGGTTTACCTCAGATTGGATTTGAACGGAACATCATGAAAGATTACTTCCAATCAACCGGTAAAGATGGGTACTTATATTCATATGTATTTCCGGGTATTAATAAAGTGCTACAAGCAGGGGGGAGGCTTATCCGCTCAGAGAAGGACTATGGCTGCATTACACTCATTGATGATCGATATCTAACGCCACTATATCAATCTTTATTACCAAATGAGTGGAAGCATTTTATTGTCCGCAAATAA
- a CDS encoding PAS domain S-box protein codes for MNRFSLTEMSRNQSFILFCSLIVAAFITLLILLLVFDIEMSNQFLYLVIIPYFIISSMFSMVLHSILEKKSNKDRVESEERYKLLIENHPDGVIIHYKGTILYANPAIYEMLGHPYGSATGKSLFQFSHPSTHEKIHERQREAYSAESKIQDIIEVELIHQNGSSIFAESKAIGCMYNNKKCVQLVVRDVTEKKKAEEMLKASDRLAVVGQLAAGIAHEIRNPLTSIKGFVQVMKESHSNSEYYDVILSELDRINEVTNDFLFLAKPKQAHYKESLLYPIILNIATLLSAEALYYNIQMDIHNKTTHDVYILCEENELKQAFINIVKNSIEAMPKGGKIVISMRLNRDHIEVKFEDNGMGIPKEKMPHIGQPFYTLKETGTGLGVMTTMKIIENHHGTFSLQSEEGKGTQIIVTFPIASTLSKGVNIG; via the coding sequence TTGAATCGATTTTCGTTAACTGAAATGTCTAGAAATCAGTCATTTATTTTATTTTGTAGCCTAATCGTCGCAGCCTTCATCACACTACTAATTTTGCTACTTGTTTTTGATATTGAGATGTCAAATCAATTCCTCTATTTAGTTATTATTCCTTATTTTATTATTTCATCTATGTTCAGTATGGTCCTACATTCTATCTTAGAAAAAAAGTCTAATAAAGATAGAGTTGAAAGTGAAGAACGGTACAAGCTATTAATTGAAAATCATCCAGATGGTGTCATTATTCACTATAAAGGGACTATTCTTTATGCTAACCCTGCTATTTATGAAATGCTTGGACACCCTTATGGTTCTGCGACTGGTAAATCACTCTTTCAATTTTCTCACCCTTCTACACATGAGAAAATTCATGAGCGCCAACGAGAAGCATATTCTGCAGAATCTAAAATACAAGACATTATTGAGGTAGAGCTAATTCATCAAAACGGGTCTTCCATTTTTGCAGAGTCAAAAGCAATTGGATGTATGTACAATAACAAGAAATGCGTACAATTGGTTGTACGGGATGTAACGGAAAAGAAAAAAGCCGAAGAAATGTTAAAAGCGTCTGATCGTTTAGCAGTCGTTGGTCAGCTTGCTGCGGGTATTGCGCATGAAATACGTAATCCACTAACGAGTATTAAAGGCTTTGTTCAGGTTATGAAGGAATCTCATTCAAATTCGGAATATTACGATGTTATTCTTTCGGAGTTAGATCGCATTAATGAAGTAACAAATGATTTTTTGTTTTTAGCAAAACCAAAGCAGGCTCATTATAAGGAAAGTTTACTGTATCCCATTATACTTAACATTGCGACGTTATTAAGTGCGGAGGCTTTGTATTACAATATTCAAATGGATATTCATAATAAAACAACTCATGATGTGTACATTTTATGTGAGGAGAATGAGTTAAAGCAGGCATTTATTAATATTGTGAAGAACTCAATTGAGGCAATGCCAAAGGGTGGGAAAATCGTTATATCAATGCGACTGAATCGTGACCACATCGAGGTGAAATTTGAGGACAACGGCATGGGGATTCCTAAAGAAAAGATGCCGCACATTGGACAACCTTTTTATACCTTAAAAGAAACAGGCACCGGGTTAGGTGTGATGACAACAATGAAGATCATTGAAAACCATCATGGTACTTTTTCATTACAAAGTGAAGAAGGAAAAGGTACTCAAATTATTGTCACCTTCCCAATTGCATCTACTTTATCAAAAGGTGTAAATATCGGGTAG
- a CDS encoding HAD family hydrolase, whose translation MKAVIFDFDGLIIDTETVWFEVFRDVMKDYGVSLTVEDFSICIGTSDEVLYQMLDQLADTKLNRFEIKKQTRELYDHYVSNLTVRDGVLDYLQAATDMGLKLAVASSSSRNWVEGFLKKYQLRDYFEIVKTSDDVMNVKPSPELYIQAINDLKVTAEEAFCFEDSKNGLQAAISAGLPCVIVPNGITKILDFTGHAFKMESMSDYSLKEVVTILESKDSIHKGAKS comes from the coding sequence ATAAAAGCAGTGATTTTCGATTTCGATGGGTTAATAATAGATACAGAAACTGTTTGGTTTGAAGTGTTTAGGGATGTAATGAAAGATTATGGTGTATCGTTAACTGTTGAAGACTTTTCCATTTGCATCGGCACTAGCGATGAGGTTTTATATCAAATGCTTGATCAGCTCGCCGACACAAAACTTAATCGTTTCGAGATAAAGAAACAAACGAGAGAGCTCTATGACCACTATGTTTCAAACTTAACTGTGAGAGATGGTGTACTGGATTACTTACAAGCCGCTACTGATATGGGCCTGAAGCTTGCTGTTGCATCCAGCTCCAGCCGAAATTGGGTTGAAGGATTTTTAAAGAAGTATCAGTTACGGGATTATTTTGAGATCGTGAAGACGAGTGACGATGTCATGAATGTAAAACCGAGTCCGGAGCTATACATACAAGCCATAAATGATCTTAAAGTGACTGCAGAGGAAGCATTTTGTTTCGAAGATTCTAAAAATGGCTTACAAGCAGCAATCTCAGCAGGACTGCCATGTGTGATCGTACCGAATGGAATTACGAAAATATTAGATTTCACTGGACATGCGTTTAAAATGGAGTCAATGTCCGATTATTCATTAAAAGAAGTAGTAACAATACTGGAATCTAAAGACAGCATTCATAAAGGGGCTAAATCATGA
- a CDS encoding GNAT family N-acetyltransferase: MYQYFQGLIIREGTHGIPLSKVKELFIDAGWMRSHPEWQDEKYKLIFENSTWAFTVWDEEEMVGMVRVISDQIMMATVADLIVRSTHRGRGIAKKLIEQCVAKLPHGDWFANTSSNNFAFYKRCGFEVKDLSENGTCVLYGFRKAREEGHR, translated from the coding sequence ATGTATCAATATTTTCAAGGTCTAATCATCAGGGAAGGTACTCATGGAATTCCTCTAAGTAAGGTAAAAGAGTTATTTATCGACGCTGGATGGATGCGTTCACACCCAGAGTGGCAGGACGAGAAGTACAAGCTGATATTTGAGAATTCTACTTGGGCCTTCACTGTATGGGATGAAGAAGAAATGGTAGGAATGGTCCGCGTTATTTCCGATCAGATCATGATGGCTACAGTCGCAGACCTTATTGTACGTTCCACTCATCGCGGACGGGGTATTGCGAAAAAACTGATTGAACAATGTGTGGCAAAATTGCCACATGGTGATTGGTTTGCCAATACATCAAGCAACAATTTCGCTTTCTATAAAAGATGTGGATTTGAAGTGAAGGACTTATCTGAAAACGGAACATGTGTTTTATATGGTTTTCGAAAAGCAAGGGAAGAAGGACATCGATAA
- a CDS encoding GNAT family N-acetyltransferase produces MKSLFDTFPVLTTDRLQLRRITLEDKENVFAYFSDDLVTRYFGIDNFTKMEEAEAIINAFNNGFEQKQAIRWGIALKETDELIGSIGFHNISKNNARVEVGYEITRKEWNKGYATEALKAVINFLFNDACFNRIGATIRPENEASKQLVRKLGFQEEGTLQDYQFTRGNFHDLMMFSLLKKNYNE; encoded by the coding sequence ATGAAATCACTTTTTGATACATTTCCAGTTTTAACAACAGACAGATTACAGTTACGAAGAATAACATTAGAAGATAAAGAGAATGTATTTGCCTATTTTTCTGATGATCTCGTAACGAGATACTTCGGAATTGATAACTTTACAAAAATGGAAGAAGCAGAAGCAATCATCAACGCCTTTAATAACGGGTTTGAACAGAAACAAGCAATCCGTTGGGGCATTGCTCTGAAAGAAACGGACGAATTAATTGGCTCAATTGGGTTTCATAACATTAGCAAAAATAATGCTAGAGTAGAAGTTGGCTACGAAATAACGAGAAAAGAGTGGAATAAAGGATATGCGACGGAAGCGTTAAAAGCTGTAATTAACTTTCTATTTAACGATGCCTGTTTTAACAGAATTGGTGCTACAATACGCCCTGAAAATGAGGCATCTAAACAGCTGGTAAGGAAGCTCGGATTCCAAGAAGAAGGTACACTTCAAGACTATCAATTTACTCGAGGAAATTTTCACGATTTAATGATGTTTTCGTTGTTAAAAAAGAATTACAATGAATAA
- a CDS encoding MFS transporter encodes MNFFQFSTTIQIRLGLQFLMTLATMSVTPFLVIYFSTKLGTSTTAFMFIGVMISSVAGSILGGPLSDRLGRKTNIVVAELIITLCFLGAAYVNSPSLTLPYVTFVLFLIIHFFTGLAGPSYSALIIDESNPDNRKAIYTFSYWLGNLAVAIGGMLGAFLFKDFHYFLFIGVSICAFLSLLITIFFIKDHYKESIVRSESSELNVKVSYKEVFKHRVFVVFAIANLFIICVEEQLTNYIGIRLTTLLAEPKAILSFIPLRVDGMNLVGILKTENTILVVSLTLFVTYLMKKYKDQTVLLVGLLLFFSGYTYISYGSSPILLMVAMLVATFGELLHIPIRQTLLANMVPDHARGTYMAMYGIASLIGAGLAGIVILVSAFFPPALISSLFMVMGIISIMICYRITRVSNPVVKAKSAVL; translated from the coding sequence ATGAACTTCTTTCAATTCAGTACTACCATTCAAATTCGGTTAGGCTTACAATTTCTAATGACTCTTGCTACTATGTCTGTTACACCCTTTCTGGTGATTTACTTTTCGACTAAACTTGGAACCTCTACGACTGCATTTATGTTCATCGGAGTTATGATTTCAAGTGTTGCTGGTTCTATTCTTGGTGGTCCTCTTTCTGATCGACTTGGTAGGAAAACGAATATCGTTGTTGCAGAGCTAATCATCACACTCTGCTTTTTAGGAGCCGCCTACGTCAACTCGCCATCGCTAACATTACCTTATGTGACATTTGTGTTATTTCTGATCATCCATTTTTTCACTGGCTTAGCTGGTCCCTCCTATTCCGCATTAATCATTGATGAAAGTAATCCTGACAACCGAAAAGCCATTTATACGTTTTCCTATTGGCTTGGAAACTTAGCCGTTGCGATCGGTGGTATGTTAGGAGCATTTCTATTTAAAGATTTTCACTATTTTTTATTTATAGGTGTATCTATATGTGCTTTCCTATCCTTACTTATCACCATCTTTTTTATAAAAGACCACTACAAAGAGTCCATTGTTCGTAGTGAGTCAAGTGAGCTAAATGTAAAAGTGTCATATAAAGAAGTGTTCAAGCATCGAGTATTTGTTGTATTTGCCATTGCCAATTTATTCATCATTTGTGTCGAAGAACAGTTAACAAACTATATTGGCATCCGTTTAACCACCTTGTTAGCAGAACCAAAAGCAATTCTTTCCTTTATCCCTTTAAGAGTTGATGGAATGAATTTGGTGGGTATTCTCAAAACAGAAAATACAATCCTCGTTGTATCACTGACGTTATTTGTCACCTATTTAATGAAAAAGTATAAAGATCAAACTGTTTTATTAGTAGGCTTACTCTTGTTCTTTAGTGGGTACACGTATATAAGTTATGGTAGCTCTCCTATATTATTAATGGTAGCGATGCTAGTGGCTACATTTGGGGAGTTGTTGCATATTCCAATAAGACAGACGTTATTAGCCAACATGGTTCCAGATCATGCAAGAGGAACATATATGGCGATGTATGGTATAGCTTCGTTAATAGGTGCTGGATTAGCGGGGATAGTCATTTTAGTTAGTGCGTTTTTCCCACCTGCGCTCATTTCATCTCTATTTATGGTGATGGGAATAATAAGTATAATGATTTGTTACCGTATTACACGTGTATCAAATCCAGTCGTAAAAGCAAAAAGTGCTGTCTTATAA
- a CDS encoding TetR/AcrR family transcriptional regulator encodes MPISEDQMTKMQAKRERILEQAILLFSEHGYNDTTIAKVAKASGVSFGSVFTYFPTKDDLFHHAVTEPLEEISALLLDFDENASDPLQELNKMVTKHIKIFSDVNTYLRLVVQVIGQYTRFETQFKELDQFHNTFREKIQSLVEYGQKKQQLMELDTHFTVTAYTSLLIGLRVNLADEPDEEYWLNFVPSAIQLFGPLKT; translated from the coding sequence ATGCCCATCTCTGAGGATCAGATGACAAAGATGCAAGCGAAACGAGAGAGAATACTAGAACAAGCCATTTTATTGTTTTCAGAACATGGCTACAATGATACAACGATTGCAAAGGTTGCGAAGGCGTCTGGTGTAAGTTTTGGAAGTGTGTTCACCTATTTCCCAACAAAGGATGATTTATTTCATCATGCAGTGACTGAACCGCTTGAGGAGATTTCTGCGTTATTATTAGACTTCGATGAAAATGCTTCTGATCCACTTCAGGAGCTTAACAAAATGGTGACGAAGCATATAAAAATCTTTTCAGATGTGAATACATATTTACGTCTAGTTGTTCAAGTCATTGGGCAGTACACTCGCTTTGAAACACAATTTAAAGAATTAGATCAGTTTCATAATACATTTCGAGAGAAAATTCAGTCTCTCGTAGAATATGGACAAAAGAAACAACAATTAATGGAACTTGATACTCACTTTACAGTAACTGCTTATACATCTCTTCTAATTGGTCTCCGTGTAAATTTAGCCGATGAACCAGACGAAGAGTATTGGTTAAACTTTGTACCCTCTGCTATACAACTATTTGGACCATTGAAGACTTAA